The following coding sequences lie in one Arachis hypogaea cultivar Tifrunner chromosome 9, arahy.Tifrunner.gnm2.J5K5, whole genome shotgun sequence genomic window:
- the LOC112710455 gene encoding acidic endochitinase, which translates to MASLKQVPSSSDISLLLLPLLLISVFITPSHAAGIAVYWGQHTNEGSLSDACNTGNYKFVNIAFLSKFGNSQNPQLNLAGHCNPTNNGCAKLSNEIKTCQRKGIKVFLSLGGGTSGYSLSSADEARNLATYLWNHFLGGSPSSNSRPLGNAVLDGIDFDIETGGVEYYDVLAKALNSHSQHNKVFLSAAPQCPFPDKHLDAAIKTGLFDYVWVQFYNNGECQYSNGNTNSLVNAWNKWSSSQAKQVFLGVPGSQAAASSGYIPPNVLTSKVLPAIKKSKKYGGVMVWDRSFDVQNHYSDAIKGSV; encoded by the coding sequence ATGGCATCCTTAAAACAAGTTCCATCATCATCAGACATATCATTATTATTACTACCTTTGTTGCTGATTTCTGTGTTTATTACACCATCCCATGCTGCTGGAATTGCAGTGTATTGGGGCCAACACACCAATGAAGGTTCACTTTCAGATGCATGCAACACCGGTAACTACAAATTTGTGAACATAGCTTTCTTATCCAAATTTGGCAACTCCCAAAACCCACAGCTCAACCTTGCTGGCCACTGCAATCCCACAAACAACGGTTGCGCGAAACTAAGCAACGAAATCAAGACTTGCCAAAGAAAAGGAATTAAGGTGTTCCTCTCTCTTGGAGGTGGCACTTCAGGTTACTCTCTCAGTTCAGCTGATGAAGCCAGAAATCTTGCAACCTATCTATGGAATCATTTTCTTGGAGGATCACCATCCTCAAATTCAAGACCTTTAGGTAATGCTGTGTTGGATGGAATCGATTTCGACATTGAAACCGGCGGGGTTGAGTACTATGACGTGCTCGCCAAGGCACTCAATTCTCATAGCCAGCACAATAAGGTGTTTCTTTCTGCCGCGCCGCAGTGTCCCTTCCCTGATAAACATTTGGATGCTGCCATCAAAACTGGTCTGTTCGATTATGTCTGGGTTCAGTTCTACAACAATGGTGAGTGCCAGTATTCTAATGGAAACACTAATAGTCTTGTTAATGCATGGAACAAGTGGAGttcaagtcaagctaagcaagtgTTCTTAGGAGTGCCGGGTTCTCAGGCCGCCGCTAGTAGCGGTTATATTCCTCCTAATGTGCTCACTTCTAAGGTTCTTCCTGCTATCAAGAAATCTAAGAAGTACGGTGGAGTTATGGTTTGGGACAGATCTTTTGATGTTCAAAATCATTACAGCGATGCCATTAAGGGGAGTgtgtaa